A genomic segment from Pseudomonas sp. M30-35 encodes:
- a CDS encoding DNA cytosine methyltransferase, whose translation MSINPFTRTLKHFHFCCGLGGGAKGFNRAKPVVGNIQAQWQCLGRIDVDPAGLRDFERLSGVPGTLLDLFTRDQYTRFHGKEPPTGWSEATPDDVRSAAQNDDPDAVFISSPCKGASGLLSETMSLTPKYQALNELTLRCVWLMCEAWKHNPVPLIVFENVPRLATRGRHLLDQIGQLLAFYGYAVAETTHDCGVIGGLAQSRKRFLLVARHVEKVPPFLYEPEKKSLRAVGDILGRMPLAGDIETAGPMHRVPALQWKTWVRLALVEAGKDWRSLNNLSIEDGYLRDLIIVPEAYSGYLGVNEWADSMGTVAGRSSPTNGAFSVADPRAQAGALQYQQYGVRRWDATSGAVIGVKSPGQGTFSVADPRDSGIGHAKYNVAQWDGISRTVISGSTTGQGAFAVQDPRPGMAKVKGDPYLTGGHYGVVQWDGQAGAVSASARQDNGRWSVADPRMPAANERLTCVIRALDGTWHRPFTTLELAALQSLVEPEEQLELDGLSDQAWRERIGNAVPPSAAEAIAHVMGTTLLLASAGETFMLSNMPVWVRPVAVGLSVSHPEMQP comes from the coding sequence GTGAGCATTAATCCATTTACGCGCACCCTCAAGCACTTCCACTTCTGCTGCGGCTTGGGCGGTGGTGCCAAAGGCTTCAATCGAGCCAAGCCTGTGGTTGGCAACATTCAGGCCCAATGGCAATGCTTGGGCAGGATAGACGTTGATCCTGCAGGCCTGCGCGATTTTGAACGCCTCTCTGGCGTACCAGGTACCCTGCTCGATCTGTTCACCCGCGACCAATACACCCGCTTTCACGGTAAAGAACCGCCTACCGGCTGGAGTGAGGCAACACCTGATGATGTGCGCAGCGCTGCGCAAAACGATGACCCCGACGCGGTATTCATCAGCAGCCCCTGCAAAGGCGCGAGCGGTTTGCTATCAGAAACGATGAGTCTTACCCCGAAGTATCAGGCCCTCAATGAACTGACCCTTCGCTGTGTCTGGCTGATGTGTGAGGCTTGGAAGCACAACCCCGTGCCGCTGATCGTCTTTGAGAATGTGCCGCGCCTGGCCACCCGAGGCCGGCATCTGCTGGACCAGATCGGCCAACTGCTGGCCTTTTACGGTTACGCAGTGGCCGAAACTACCCACGACTGCGGGGTAATCGGTGGGCTTGCTCAAAGCCGCAAGCGCTTTCTGCTAGTCGCCAGACACGTCGAGAAGGTGCCGCCCTTCCTATACGAGCCAGAGAAAAAGAGCTTGCGAGCTGTTGGCGACATCCTCGGCCGTATGCCTTTAGCCGGCGATATCGAAACCGCTGGGCCGATGCATCGAGTGCCGGCACTACAGTGGAAAACTTGGGTGCGGCTTGCTCTGGTTGAAGCCGGTAAGGATTGGCGATCGCTTAATAATTTGTCGATCGAGGATGGCTATCTACGAGACTTAATCATCGTGCCCGAGGCCTATAGCGGTTACTTGGGCGTGAATGAATGGGCCGACTCAATGGGTACTGTAGCTGGCCGTTCAAGCCCAACCAATGGTGCGTTTTCAGTCGCAGATCCCCGCGCTCAAGCGGGAGCCCTGCAGTACCAGCAATACGGCGTTCGTCGCTGGGATGCTACCAGCGGCGCAGTGATTGGCGTTAAATCGCCAGGGCAAGGCACTTTCAGCGTCGCCGATCCTCGTGACTCTGGTATCGGTCACGCTAAGTACAACGTAGCTCAGTGGGATGGCATATCACGTACTGTTATCTCAGGTAGCACCACTGGCCAGGGCGCATTTGCAGTCCAAGATCCGCGCCCAGGGATGGCCAAGGTTAAAGGCGACCCATATCTGACAGGCGGCCACTATGGTGTTGTGCAGTGGGATGGCCAGGCCGGTGCAGTATCGGCCAGCGCGCGCCAAGACAATGGCCGGTGGTCTGTTGCAGATCCACGCATGCCGGCAGCAAATGAGCGCCTGACGTGCGTTATCCGAGCACTCGACGGCACTTGGCACCGCCCGTTCACCACTCTGGAATTGGCAGCACTCCAGAGCTTGGTGGAACCTGAGGAACAACTCGAACTGGATGGGCTCAGCGATCAAGCTTGGCGCGAGCGGATTGGAAACGCGGTACCACCATCAGCAGCCGAGGCAATTGCCCACGTAATGGGTACCACCTTGTTGCTGGCCAGCGCCGGCGAAACTTTCATGCTCAGCAATATGCCGGTCTGGGTGCGCCCGGTCGCAGTCGGTCTGAGTGTCAGCCATCCGGAGATGCAGCCATGA